One window of the Rhodothermales bacterium genome contains the following:
- a CDS encoding PAS domain-containing protein produces the protein MQNGIEHPWRYTDFTEEAGLTGAFILDLTFDAAGNLWVASADGVARFDGVLWSRFGTEHGLPSEFVRSIWADSQGRVWVGTDRGIAIGNVDGFRQMAVQPAASNIRRIRAAPNGDIWICADSWLNPQQAGGLAIAATDSLYNVAVPDDYVSDVEFMPDGRTALLTAGGVYLRMAEDWELLGNSDELGYPRDFVMTASGDLLLATDQGVFRLEGRRFIDASEGLWRPGFTSFLRLSDGSIYMVERGVGALKRWTGTRWVADGSMEFESTIFESAKEAPDGSVWFAGMSQLGRFGPAVDWIEHPTMTGAPFEDTAGRLWFSDQRGTWTGTHDDWTLADPDSHRVVSRQPGVTWLWSEAHIHRYDAEGRLLAFDARELGVDRIEHFDAARSGYATAVGPIGDTWALARWDMDQGWRTLSSDLGLPGIADVAAAGNSSWVAGITPPAESGTVLQFDGNQASESVAPAVTSLTQLTFLEAENPPLLAGDFGVARFDGTQWNRLEDLPARSIVGWHRGRNHTWIAHGSAYGGESGITMIGSDGATMHPMAPVRLLHPYVMYGDETEVAIVDTTARGVVMLVDSPVTNPTGGLQDRNGDYWISAPGTVFHLPFDPTEPETWLEVQSNRVALGQDLVATVFSRLPWRSADEKHRQFSWRIDGGPWSLYEWSPSLRIPTENLDTGVHLLEVRSRSRFGVEDPSPARLGFNVVPIPLQARPWFWPIVVLTFLVVLGTSIFALRSRRQIRRLNTALEDRVRKRTLALEETRTRLAAIVLASPAPIMVLDADTTVEVCNPAGADLMGLPTDAIIGRRLADFVDPNSGDRLQEMVDDVLGGRPIRDKLLSPKLPDGREVHIAASAVTLSPALEDIGKALWIGIEITDRVRAQEQLQRVSLELQRVQELERRRLAQDLHDDVGGSLTTLKMAFLTDLHAGRPPEKETLQERVNMVQELMNTIRTVSLMLRPATLDDFGLSAAVSTLVNRMADVYPGRVEFTDELDPGRRLQDDVQTAAYRIAQECLTNAVRHSGAGRIHVKLWKEPGLLKVRVEDTGAGFDASILDAPLDSSGLAGMRRRAEVLGGRLSIHSTPDGTRVEAELPLIHVDADPDPDPDQKVLIEQ, from the coding sequence GTGCAAAACGGAATCGAGCACCCTTGGCGCTACACCGATTTCACGGAGGAAGCCGGCCTGACCGGCGCGTTTATTCTGGATCTCACCTTCGATGCTGCAGGCAATCTCTGGGTAGCCAGTGCGGACGGTGTAGCCCGGTTCGACGGGGTGCTCTGGTCTCGTTTCGGCACGGAGCACGGCCTGCCTTCCGAGTTTGTTAGAAGCATCTGGGCGGATTCGCAAGGCCGTGTCTGGGTGGGCACCGATCGTGGCATTGCCATCGGCAATGTGGACGGGTTCCGCCAGATGGCGGTTCAACCGGCAGCCTCCAACATTCGACGCATCCGAGCGGCCCCAAACGGCGATATCTGGATCTGCGCCGATTCGTGGCTGAATCCTCAGCAAGCCGGCGGGCTGGCCATTGCCGCAACGGACTCGCTGTACAACGTGGCCGTGCCGGATGATTATGTGTCCGATGTCGAGTTCATGCCGGACGGGCGAACGGCTCTGCTGACTGCCGGAGGCGTCTACCTGCGCATGGCCGAAGACTGGGAACTACTCGGCAACAGCGACGAGCTGGGATACCCAAGGGACTTCGTGATGACAGCGTCCGGCGACCTGCTCCTGGCTACGGACCAGGGGGTGTTTCGCCTGGAGGGTCGGCGATTCATCGACGCTTCTGAAGGATTGTGGCGGCCCGGATTCACGAGCTTCCTCAGACTCTCAGATGGCTCCATCTACATGGTGGAACGAGGAGTAGGGGCGCTGAAGCGCTGGACCGGCACCCGCTGGGTCGCCGACGGCAGCATGGAGTTTGAGTCCACCATCTTTGAGTCCGCCAAGGAGGCTCCGGACGGCTCCGTTTGGTTCGCCGGCATGAGCCAGCTAGGCCGGTTCGGCCCTGCAGTTGACTGGATCGAGCACCCGACCATGACCGGCGCTCCCTTTGAGGACACGGCTGGACGATTGTGGTTCAGTGACCAACGCGGCACCTGGACGGGCACGCACGATGACTGGACCCTGGCAGATCCCGATTCTCACCGGGTAGTGAGTCGCCAACCCGGAGTGACCTGGCTCTGGAGTGAAGCGCACATCCATCGCTACGATGCCGAAGGCCGCCTGCTGGCCTTTGACGCGCGAGAGTTGGGCGTGGACCGCATCGAACACTTCGATGCTGCCAGGTCGGGCTATGCAACAGCCGTTGGTCCGATCGGCGATACCTGGGCACTTGCCAGGTGGGACATGGACCAGGGCTGGCGCACACTGTCGTCTGACCTGGGTCTTCCCGGGATTGCCGATGTGGCCGCGGCCGGCAACTCTTCCTGGGTGGCTGGAATCACCCCCCCTGCCGAGAGCGGCACGGTGCTGCAGTTCGATGGAAATCAGGCATCGGAAAGCGTCGCCCCGGCTGTGACCAGCCTTACGCAACTCACTTTTCTGGAGGCGGAGAATCCTCCCCTTCTTGCCGGCGACTTCGGGGTTGCCCGATTTGACGGGACCCAGTGGAACCGGCTGGAGGACCTTCCTGCCCGTTCCATCGTGGGCTGGCACCGTGGCCGGAACCACACCTGGATTGCCCACGGCTCCGCGTACGGGGGCGAGTCGGGCATTACCATGATTGGGTCCGATGGGGCGACCATGCACCCCATGGCTCCGGTCAGACTGCTTCATCCGTACGTGATGTACGGCGACGAGACCGAGGTCGCCATCGTCGACACAACGGCCCGCGGGGTCGTCATGTTGGTGGACTCGCCCGTCACGAATCCGACAGGCGGTCTGCAGGATCGAAACGGTGACTACTGGATTTCCGCCCCCGGGACCGTCTTCCACCTGCCCTTCGACCCGACCGAGCCCGAGACCTGGCTGGAGGTACAGTCGAACCGGGTGGCCCTCGGTCAGGACCTCGTCGCTACCGTATTCAGCCGCCTGCCCTGGCGCTCGGCTGACGAGAAGCACCGGCAGTTCTCCTGGCGCATTGACGGTGGACCGTGGAGCCTGTACGAATGGTCTCCTTCGCTGCGCATTCCCACCGAGAACCTGGATACGGGCGTGCATCTGCTGGAGGTGCGCTCCCGGTCCCGCTTCGGAGTAGAGGACCCTTCACCGGCCCGCCTCGGATTCAATGTCGTGCCGATTCCGTTGCAGGCCCGCCCGTGGTTCTGGCCGATTGTCGTGCTCACGTTTCTCGTCGTGCTGGGCACGTCCATTTTCGCGCTGCGCTCACGGCGACAGATCCGGAGGCTCAACACGGCGCTGGAGGACCGGGTGCGCAAGCGCACATTGGCTCTCGAGGAAACCCGGACTCGCCTGGCGGCCATCGTGCTGGCCTCGCCGGCACCCATCATGGTTCTCGACGCAGATACCACGGTCGAGGTGTGCAACCCGGCGGGGGCAGACCTGATGGGCCTGCCTACGGATGCCATCATAGGGCGCCGATTGGCCGATTTCGTGGACCCCAATAGCGGAGACCGGCTGCAGGAGATGGTGGACGATGTCCTGGGTGGCCGACCGATCCGCGACAAGCTGCTCTCCCCAAAGCTGCCTGACGGCCGGGAGGTCCACATCGCGGCCTCCGCCGTTACGCTGTCGCCTGCCCTGGAAGACATCGGCAAGGCGCTCTGGATCGGTATCGAAATCACGGACCGGGTCCGGGCCCAGGAGCAGCTGCAGCGTGTATCCCTGGAACTGCAGCGTGTGCAGGAGCTCGAACGCAGACGCCTTGCGCAGGACCTGCACGACGATGTGGGTGGCAGTCTCACCACCCTCAAGATGGCCTTCCTTACGGACCTGCACGCGGGCCGACCGCCCGAGAAGGAGACGCTGCAGGAACGGGTCAACATGGTGCAGGAACTCATGAACACCATTCGCACGGTGTCACTCATGCTGCGGCCGGCCACGCTGGACGATTTTGGACTCAGCGCCGCGGTGAGCACGCTGGTGAATCGCATGGCCGACGTATACCCGGGACGCGTTGAGTTCACGGACGAGCTCGACCCGGGTCGACGATTGCAGGATGACGTTCAGACTGCCGCTTACCGCATCGCCCAGGAATGCCTCACCAATGCCGTGCGGCATTCCGGAGCGGGCCGCATCCACGTCAAGCTCTGGAAGGAACCAGGGCTGCTCAAGGTACGCGTGGAGGATACCGGTGCCGGCTTCGACGCTTCCATCCTAGATGCCCCGCTCGACTCATCCGGACTCGCAGGCATGCGGCGCCGGGCTGAGGTGCTGGGCGGGCGCCTCTCGATTCACTCCACTCCGGACGGGACGCGCGTCGAAGCTGAACTACCGCTGATCCACGTGGATGCCGACCCGGACCCCGACCCGGACCAGAAAGTCCTGATCGAACAATAG
- a CDS encoding TonB-dependent receptor plug domain-containing protein encodes MNKAVLILSVVLVAGCGGSAAVTHGSTADREQTENDEPQAQDPAAEALGGEEVDLDRVRQGKTPARISDMLKGRVSGVRVTEGPRGPVVRVRGSSGDPLYVVDGVPVTADPGGGLAFLNPADVASIRVLKGAFGTAQYGSRGANGVIVIRTKVGASGD; translated from the coding sequence ATGAACAAGGCGGTGCTGATCCTGAGCGTGGTGCTGGTTGCCGGCTGTGGCGGTTCGGCTGCCGTCACGCACGGGTCGACGGCGGACCGGGAGCAGACCGAGAATGATGAGCCTCAGGCCCAGGACCCCGCTGCCGAGGCTCTCGGCGGCGAGGAGGTGGATCTCGACCGAGTCCGGCAAGGCAAGACGCCTGCGCGAATCTCCGACATGCTCAAAGGCAGGGTATCGGGTGTGCGTGTGACGGAGGGTCCACGTGGGCCGGTTGTCCGCGTGCGCGGATCGTCCGGCGATCCGCTCTACGTGGTGGACGGCGTGCCGGTGACGGCCGATCCCGGTGGAGGATTGGCGTTTCTCAACCCTGCGGACGTTGCGTCGATTCGTGTGCTCAAGGGGGCGTTTGGCACGGCGCAGTACGGTTCAAGGGGCGCCAATGGCGTGATTGTTATTCGAACCAAGGTCGGTGCCTCCGGCGACTGA
- a CDS encoding VCBS repeat-containing protein gives MGTTLRWLAVLAVLAGCAEAPETLFRSVPAKESGIDFRNDLTEGPGANIIDYLYFYDGGGVGILDMDGDGLMDVFLTANQQPNRLYRNLGGMRFEDVTETAGVAGSGDWTKGVLVVDVNADGRHDLYVTNVHHAPFEGRNELFVNDGDGTFTEAAEQYGLAFQGLATHAAFLDVDQDLDLDAFLVNHSTHDTGVVGGAFLREETSDVAGDRLYRNDDGVFVNATEGSGIISSFVGYGLSAGASDLDRDGCADLYVANDFHENDYLYLGDCEGGFQESITTAVGHTSRSSMGQDIADLDGDGWPDIIVTDMLPQDAARRVTSATAESYEIYHTKLNAGYHAQVARNTLLWNRGSVRFSEVGLFAGIEASDWSWAVLAADLDNDGLRDLVMTNGIPRRPNDLDYLDWVRTPRGQRLASTGYDSLRVALDRMPQAPSPNRSFRNAGGLKFEPAAWGLEGPGVSNGAAYADLDNDGDLDVIINNLGDAVSVLENTSDSGGLMVVLEGETPNRMAIGAEVVAWSGGVPQYTQVYPGRGWASSVDPRVHVAPVPDSLQVRWPGGRVSSVRGPVGPVLTVSEAGSLAEQSDAASALQASRLVKIDLFGDLSHEENAFFDYSREPFIPHLVSEEGPALAVGDVNGDGLDDVFLGSSKWRASVLAVQGEEPLAWTADSLHEDVDAAFLDADGDGDLDLLVVSGGNEFWGSSEALRDRLYRNDGSGGFVRDDSALPERFVQSCCLAVTDVDADGDLDVFVGARSTSRDYSTVPESALLINDGAGVFEDRTPDSLRRAGRLTAAVWLDANGDDWPDLAVAGDFMPVMLYAGGQAGLQEPVPLTQNGYWRSLHVADWDADGHDDLLAGNLGVNSMLARSESAPALRFGDFDGNGSREPLLTWTFEGRERAFPSLDVIRRALPQVGVRYGSYSDYAGEDLSGLLGRSESTVVPIETLESVVLMSDGEGGFRPATLPVEANLSPMQAAVTLPGNGVITAGNWTGAPPDRGPYTAGWGLLHGADGSAAPLHLSGLVRSMALARGPDGAVLVVARNDGPLSTYSLR, from the coding sequence ATGGGGACGACGTTGAGGTGGTTGGCGGTGCTCGCTGTGCTGGCCGGCTGCGCCGAGGCACCTGAGACCCTGTTTCGGTCCGTTCCGGCCAAGGAGTCCGGCATCGACTTCCGCAACGATCTGACCGAGGGTCCGGGAGCGAACATCATCGACTACCTCTACTTCTATGACGGCGGAGGAGTCGGCATCCTGGATATGGATGGCGATGGGCTGATGGACGTATTCCTGACCGCCAACCAGCAGCCTAACCGGTTGTATCGCAACCTTGGCGGGATGCGTTTCGAGGACGTGACGGAGACGGCCGGCGTGGCCGGTTCCGGAGACTGGACCAAGGGTGTGCTGGTGGTAGACGTCAATGCGGACGGCCGTCACGATCTATACGTGACCAACGTGCACCATGCGCCGTTCGAGGGCCGTAACGAACTCTTTGTCAATGACGGAGACGGCACGTTCACGGAGGCTGCCGAGCAGTACGGCCTGGCCTTCCAGGGGCTTGCGACGCACGCAGCATTCCTGGATGTGGATCAGGACCTGGACCTGGACGCGTTTCTGGTCAATCATTCCACCCACGACACCGGCGTGGTTGGCGGCGCATTCCTGCGCGAGGAGACCTCGGATGTGGCGGGCGACCGCCTGTACCGGAACGATGACGGCGTGTTTGTCAATGCCACCGAAGGCTCAGGCATCATCTCCAGCTTTGTCGGATATGGCCTGTCGGCGGGAGCCTCCGACCTGGATCGCGACGGCTGCGCCGATCTCTACGTGGCCAACGACTTCCACGAGAACGACTACCTCTATCTCGGGGACTGCGAAGGCGGCTTTCAGGAGTCGATCACGACCGCCGTGGGCCATACCAGCCGCAGTTCCATGGGACAGGACATTGCGGACCTGGACGGCGACGGCTGGCCGGACATCATCGTGACTGACATGCTTCCGCAGGACGCGGCACGTCGGGTTACCAGCGCGACGGCGGAGTCCTACGAAATCTATCACACCAAGCTCAACGCCGGCTATCACGCGCAGGTGGCTCGCAACACCCTGCTTTGGAATCGCGGCAGCGTGCGCTTTTCGGAGGTCGGCCTCTTTGCGGGCATCGAGGCGTCGGACTGGAGTTGGGCGGTGCTGGCGGCCGATCTGGATAACGACGGCCTGCGCGATCTTGTGATGACCAACGGCATCCCCCGGCGGCCCAATGACCTGGACTACCTCGATTGGGTGCGCACGCCGCGCGGTCAGCGGCTGGCGTCGACGGGATACGACAGTCTCCGCGTTGCGCTGGATCGCATGCCGCAGGCCCCATCGCCCAACAGGAGTTTCCGGAATGCCGGCGGGCTCAAGTTCGAGCCCGCGGCCTGGGGACTTGAAGGACCAGGGGTTTCCAACGGCGCCGCCTACGCGGATCTGGACAACGATGGCGATCTGGACGTCATCATCAACAACCTGGGCGATGCGGTCTCGGTGCTCGAGAACACCTCTGATTCGGGCGGCCTCATGGTGGTTTTGGAAGGGGAGACCCCGAACCGCATGGCCATTGGAGCCGAGGTTGTGGCGTGGTCCGGGGGCGTGCCCCAGTACACCCAGGTCTATCCGGGCCGGGGATGGGCATCGTCCGTAGACCCGCGGGTGCATGTGGCGCCCGTGCCCGACAGCCTGCAGGTCCGCTGGCCAGGCGGGCGGGTATCGTCCGTGCGAGGCCCGGTTGGTCCCGTTTTGACGGTGTCTGAGGCCGGATCGCTTGCTGAGCAGTCCGATGCGGCATCCGCGTTGCAGGCTTCGCGGCTCGTCAAGATCGATCTCTTCGGAGACCTGAGCCACGAAGAGAATGCCTTCTTCGACTACAGCCGAGAGCCCTTTATTCCGCATCTGGTTTCGGAGGAGGGTCCGGCGCTGGCCGTGGGGGATGTAAACGGGGACGGCCTGGATGATGTCTTCCTGGGCAGTTCCAAGTGGCGCGCGTCGGTACTGGCCGTCCAGGGTGAAGAGCCCCTGGCGTGGACCGCGGACTCGCTGCATGAGGACGTCGACGCCGCGTTCCTTGACGCCGATGGCGATGGGGATCTGGATCTCCTGGTCGTGTCAGGGGGCAACGAATTCTGGGGGTCCAGTGAAGCACTTCGGGATCGGCTGTATCGAAATGACGGCAGCGGAGGGTTCGTGCGAGACGACTCCGCCCTCCCTGAGCGATTCGTGCAGTCATGTTGCCTGGCCGTGACGGACGTCGACGCGGACGGTGACCTGGATGTGTTTGTCGGTGCCCGCAGCACCAGTCGGGACTACAGCACGGTGCCGGAAAGCGCGCTGCTTATCAATGACGGGGCAGGCGTGTTCGAGGACCGCACACCCGACTCCCTGCGCCGTGCCGGCCGGCTGACCGCGGCCGTGTGGCTGGACGCGAACGGGGACGATTGGCCGGACCTGGCTGTCGCCGGAGACTTTATGCCGGTCATGCTCTACGCCGGTGGACAGGCCGGGCTGCAGGAGCCCGTGCCCCTGACGCAGAATGGCTACTGGCGCAGCCTGCATGTGGCGGACTGGGACGCGGACGGACACGACGACCTGCTGGCGGGCAACCTCGGAGTGAATTCCATGCTGGCCCGCTCTGAGTCCGCACCCGCGCTGCGGTTTGGCGACTTCGACGGGAACGGATCCCGTGAGCCGCTGCTGACCTGGACGTTCGAAGGGCGGGAACGCGCGTTTCCATCGCTGGACGTGATACGCAGGGCGCTGCCGCAGGTCGGCGTGCGCTATGGCTCCTACTCCGATTACGCCGGCGAAGACCTTTCGGGGCTGCTCGGGCGCTCGGAGTCTACCGTCGTTCCCATCGAGACCCTGGAATCCGTTGTGTTGATGTCGGACGGTGAGGGTGGCTTCAGGCCCGCCACGCTGCCGGTTGAGGCGAATCTGTCGCCCATGCAGGCTGCCGTAACCCTGCCCGGAAACGGCGTCATCACGGCCGGCAACTGGACCGGTGCGCCACCTGACCGAGGCCCATACACCGCTGGATGGGGCCTGCTGCATGGAGCCGATGGTTCCGCAGCTCCCTTACATCTGTCGGGCCTGGTGCGAAGCATGGCCCTGGCCCGCGGTCCCGATGGTGCCGTCCTGGTGGTTGCCCGCAACGACGGCCCGCTCTCTACCTATTCCTTGCGCTGA
- a CDS encoding VCBS repeat-containing protein produces the protein MTVRACALLVILMLAGCKEAPSREDRVEPEVTARFTELPADYTNVAFENRLTDTAEQNVFAYRNYYDGGGVGIGDFNGDGLEDVFLTSNQEANRLYVNRGDFWFEDITEAAGVGGTHAWSTGVSVVDVNADGLPDIYVCNSGDVRGDDRANELFINLGPDQDRVPRFEEAAAQWGLADTGYSTHAVFFDMDRDGDLDVFVMNNSSRPITSFPERQIRATRHPDGGDRLYRNDGGTYTDISRDANIWGSEIAFGLGTTVGDYDRDGWPDLYISNDFFERDYLYRNQRDGTFEDVLEAAMAHISQSSMGADMGDINNDALPDIYVTDMLPPDDARIKQVSTFDSWTGYQNGLEEDFYHQVMRNTLQLNDGDGTFREVGQAWGVAATDWSWSALLVDLDMDGLKDIHVTNGIYRDLTDQDFLEYFGSDDIVQQWRENQELDVLDILDRIPSRPLANVAFRNVGGRFEDVSTDWALTAPGWSNGAAYSDLDNDGDPDLVVNNVNQQAGFFRNETNPAEWLRPTLEGDGDNSAGIGAQITLHHAGGLQYLEQMPNRGFQSSVSPRPLFALPAPADSLEVLWPDGRRQVLSGPLTGDVVLRQADAAAKREAGPRARSEAAETWYRRLPDPGISHTENEYDDFQRQPLLLKTVSRDGPRLAVGDVNGDGREDLFVGGAKESPGRLLIGTASGGFRLEQEFSEDAVAEDMGAAFFDADSDGGLDLYVASGGNEFSRQAPALRDRLYLGPGMMASELPLLFESSALPLPADVDRDGDQDVFVPGGMVPWAFGQKPPHHLLRGDGRGNFTAETVAADLGMVSEGTWADLTGDGSQELVVVGPWEPVRVLDADFQPIAMPGLDSLHGWWHRVHAADVDGDGDIDLLLGNVGTNAGLHTPLEMQVGDFDSNGWTEQLVSAAGRPYPLRGELLAQLPSLADRLTSHEAYATMTFADFVDLPSERVLRIDHLRSFLAENTPDGFVLHPMPEEAQWAPVTAFAVLDLNRDGRLEIVAAGNHGGFIPRIGPLDAGRGVVFNFEGGEIRQVPRHVHGLDLRGEVRDMAVLKDGRLVVAHNNGPVTLWGRR, from the coding sequence GTGACAGTTAGGGCCTGCGCGCTGCTGGTGATTCTGATGCTCGCGGGGTGCAAAGAGGCGCCCTCGCGGGAGGATCGCGTGGAGCCTGAAGTCACCGCCCGATTCACCGAACTCCCGGCCGATTACACCAATGTCGCGTTCGAAAACCGCCTGACCGACACTGCGGAGCAAAACGTGTTTGCCTACCGCAACTACTATGACGGAGGCGGCGTCGGCATCGGAGACTTCAACGGGGACGGCCTGGAAGACGTTTTTCTGACGTCCAACCAGGAAGCGAACCGCCTCTACGTGAATCGAGGCGACTTCTGGTTCGAAGACATCACGGAAGCGGCCGGTGTGGGAGGCACGCACGCCTGGTCTACCGGGGTGTCCGTGGTCGATGTGAATGCAGACGGCCTGCCGGACATCTACGTCTGCAATTCGGGCGATGTGCGGGGCGACGATCGCGCGAACGAGTTGTTCATCAACCTCGGCCCGGACCAGGATAGGGTGCCCCGGTTTGAGGAGGCTGCTGCGCAGTGGGGCTTGGCAGACACCGGCTATTCCACGCATGCCGTGTTCTTTGACATGGACCGTGATGGAGACCTGGACGTGTTCGTGATGAACAATTCCTCGCGTCCCATCACGAGTTTCCCCGAGCGTCAGATTCGCGCCACCCGTCATCCCGACGGGGGAGATCGCCTGTACCGAAACGACGGCGGCACCTACACGGACATCAGCCGCGACGCGAACATCTGGGGCAGCGAAATCGCATTCGGGCTGGGTACAACCGTGGGCGACTACGACCGGGACGGCTGGCCCGACCTATACATCTCGAACGACTTTTTTGAACGGGATTACCTGTACCGCAACCAGCGGGACGGCACGTTTGAGGATGTACTGGAGGCAGCGATGGCGCACATCTCCCAGTCTTCCATGGGTGCGGATATGGGCGACATCAACAACGATGCCCTGCCCGACATCTACGTTACGGACATGCTGCCCCCGGATGATGCCCGCATCAAGCAGGTGTCTACGTTCGATTCCTGGACCGGATACCAGAACGGCCTGGAGGAGGATTTCTATCACCAGGTGATGCGCAATACACTCCAGCTGAATGACGGCGACGGAACGTTTCGGGAGGTCGGACAGGCCTGGGGCGTCGCCGCGACCGACTGGAGCTGGAGCGCGCTGCTGGTGGATCTCGACATGGATGGTCTCAAGGATATCCATGTGACGAACGGGATCTACCGCGACCTGACCGATCAGGACTTCCTGGAGTATTTCGGCAGCGACGACATCGTGCAGCAATGGCGCGAGAACCAGGAACTGGACGTGCTGGACATCCTCGACCGCATCCCCAGCCGCCCACTTGCAAACGTCGCGTTCCGAAACGTGGGCGGGAGGTTCGAGGACGTATCGACAGACTGGGCGCTTACGGCTCCCGGGTGGTCCAATGGCGCGGCCTACTCGGATCTGGACAATGACGGCGACCCGGATCTGGTGGTAAACAACGTCAACCAGCAGGCCGGCTTCTTCCGGAACGAGACGAACCCCGCAGAGTGGCTGCGGCCGACGCTCGAAGGCGACGGCGACAACTCAGCCGGTATCGGCGCCCAGATCACGCTGCACCACGCCGGTGGTCTCCAGTATCTGGAGCAGATGCCCAACCGCGGGTTTCAGTCCAGCGTGTCCCCGCGGCCGCTGTTTGCGCTGCCAGCGCCGGCCGACTCGCTTGAGGTGCTCTGGCCGGACGGCAGGCGGCAGGTCCTCAGCGGGCCACTGACGGGCGATGTGGTCCTGCGTCAGGCGGACGCGGCGGCAAAGCGGGAGGCTGGGCCCAGGGCACGCTCCGAGGCCGCCGAAACCTGGTACCGCCGCCTGCCGGACCCCGGCATTTCGCACACTGAGAACGAGTACGACGACTTTCAGCGCCAGCCTTTGCTGCTGAAAACGGTTTCCCGCGATGGGCCTCGCCTGGCCGTGGGGGATGTAAACGGCGACGGTCGCGAGGATCTCTTTGTGGGCGGCGCCAAGGAGTCCCCGGGGCGTCTTTTGATCGGCACAGCCAGCGGCGGCTTTCGGCTCGAACAGGAATTCAGCGAGGACGCGGTGGCGGAGGACATGGGAGCCGCCTTTTTCGACGCCGACTCGGACGGTGGCCTCGATTTGTATGTGGCCAGCGGAGGCAACGAGTTCTCCCGCCAGGCTCCTGCCCTGCGTGATCGCCTGTACCTGGGGCCGGGCATGATGGCTTCCGAACTGCCGCTACTGTTTGAGAGCAGTGCGCTGCCGCTCCCGGCAGATGTCGATCGTGACGGAGACCAGGACGTGTTCGTGCCTGGCGGGATGGTGCCCTGGGCGTTTGGGCAAAAACCACCGCATCATCTGTTGAGGGGAGACGGTCGGGGCAATTTCACCGCGGAGACAGTCGCCGCCGACCTCGGCATGGTCAGTGAAGGGACCTGGGCGGACCTGACCGGAGACGGTTCACAGGAACTCGTGGTGGTCGGGCCGTGGGAGCCGGTACGCGTCCTGGACGCAGACTTCCAGCCCATCGCGATGCCCGGACTGGACAGCCTGCATGGCTGGTGGCATCGTGTGCACGCGGCAGACGTGGACGGAGACGGAGACATTGATCTCCTGCTCGGCAACGTCGGCACCAACGCGGGCCTGCACACTCCGCTGGAAATGCAGGTGGGAGACTTCGACAGCAACGGCTGGACGGAGCAGTTGGTGTCCGCGGCCGGCCGGCCCTATCCGCTGCGCGGAGAGCTTCTGGCACAACTCCCGAGCCTGGCAGACCGACTGACAAGCCACGAAGCGTACGCGACCATGACCTTCGCAGACTTCGTCGACCTGCCTTCGGAACGCGTCCTGCGCATCGACCATCTGCGCAGCTTCCTGGCAGAGAACACCCCGGACGGCTTTGTGCTTCACCCGATGCCGGAGGAAGCCCAGTGGGCCCCGGTGACGGCGTTCGCTGTGCTCGACCTGAATCGGGACGGACGCCTGGAGATTGTGGCAGCCGGCAACCACGGCGGGTTCATCCCCCGGATCGGCCCACTCGACGCCGGCAGAGGCGTAGTTTTCAACTTCGAGGGCGGGGAAATTCGCCAGGTACCGCGCCACGTGCACGGCCTCGATCTCCGCGGTGAAGTCCGCGACATGGCCGTTCTGAAAGACGGGAGACTGGTAGTGGCCCACAACAATGGACCGGTGACGCTATGGGGACGACGTTGA
- a CDS encoding TonB-dependent receptor plug domain-containing protein, with translation MNRIPLILAFLLLGCGGSNEVRAPGEVTAEDTGRSQAVRVQDLLVSRVPGIRVSQTADGRLQVRLRGNTSFRGDDLPLYVVDGVPVTPNNDGTLPGIVVTEIESIQVLKDPTDTVQWGMRGANGVIVVTTKTGASKRDS, from the coding sequence ATGAACCGAATCCCCCTCATCCTTGCGTTCCTGCTGCTTGGCTGCGGTGGCTCGAACGAAGTCCGTGCGCCAGGCGAGGTGACGGCCGAGGACACCGGCCGCAGTCAGGCCGTGCGTGTACAGGACCTGCTGGTATCCCGAGTCCCGGGCATTCGGGTTTCACAAACCGCCGACGGCCGCCTGCAGGTTCGCCTGCGTGGCAATACCTCGTTCCGCGGCGACGACCTGCCGCTCTACGTGGTGGACGGCGTGCCCGTAACGCCGAATAACGACGGCACGCTGCCGGGCATCGTTGTGACGGAGATCGAGTCGATCCAGGTGCTGAAGGACCCGACCGACACGGTGCAATGGGGCATGCGCGGAGCCAACGGCGTCATTGTCGTGACCACCAAGACCGGCGCCTCGAAGCGTGACAGTTAG